A stretch of the Candidatus Tectomicrobia bacterium genome encodes the following:
- a CDS encoding insulinase family protein — protein MPATRERLFRAFFLALLLAGLLAPGASRAALRYDREELPGGAVLLVKESPELPMVNVQISLDAGSRREPPGKAGLAQMTASLLARGAAGKNALEIAKLNDALGGGAGVSAGRDHVTASLKVLTRDLEEGAGLLADILRRPAFPPDEIEKTRSQTLGSLRKQQDRPGYLAGLAFRRELYGNTAEGRQVEGSPETVPLIRREDIQAFHRNWYGMKGAIFVFVGDITLQRARDIVLQHFQGWEAKGGEAPSPPLPPAPKGLKAVKVDRPLTQATVVLGNRSLTRKNPDFYAARVMNYILGGGGFESWLMNNLREQKGLVYGVYSMFESDADSGLWRLVLQTKNESANQAIDESLVEVRRMQESGISEQQLEEAKAFITGSFATQFSSSGRIADFILSVERLGFDPGYADRYPQLIRAVTREQVQEAARKHIKLDEAVLAVVGNMAEAKLKR, from the coding sequence ATGCCTGCGACGAGAGAACGCCTCTTCCGCGCCTTTTTCCTGGCCCTCCTCCTCGCCGGGCTCCTGGCCCCGGGCGCGTCCCGGGCCGCCCTGCGCTACGACCGCGAGGAGCTGCCGGGAGGGGCGGTGCTGCTGGTCAAGGAATCGCCCGAGCTCCCGATGGTCAACGTCCAGATCTCGCTCGACGCGGGGAGCCGCCGCGAGCCCCCCGGCAAGGCGGGGCTGGCCCAGATGACGGCCAGCCTCCTCGCGCGGGGCGCCGCGGGCAAGAACGCCCTGGAGATCGCCAAGCTGAACGACGCCCTCGGCGGCGGCGCGGGGGTGAGCGCCGGGAGGGACCACGTCACGGCCTCCCTCAAGGTCCTCACCCGCGACCTGGAGGAGGGCGCCGGGCTCCTGGCCGACATCCTGCGGCGGCCGGCGTTCCCCCCCGATGAGATCGAGAAGACCCGGAGCCAGACCCTCGGCTCGCTGCGCAAGCAGCAGGACCGGCCCGGCTACCTGGCCGGCTTGGCCTTCCGGCGGGAGCTGTACGGGAACACCGCCGAGGGGAGGCAGGTGGAGGGGAGCCCGGAAACAGTCCCCCTGATCCGCCGGGAGGACATCCAGGCCTTCCACCGGAACTGGTACGGCATGAAGGGCGCCATCTTCGTCTTCGTGGGGGACATCACCCTCCAGCGGGCCCGCGACATCGTGCTTCAGCACTTCCAGGGCTGGGAGGCGAAGGGGGGAGAAGCCCCCAGCCCTCCCCTGCCGCCCGCGCCCAAGGGCCTGAAGGCGGTCAAGGTCGACCGCCCCCTCACCCAGGCCACCGTGGTGCTCGGGAACCGCTCCCTCACGAGGAAGAACCCCGACTTCTACGCCGCCCGCGTGATGAACTACATCCTCGGCGGCGGGGGCTTCGAGAGCTGGCTGATGAACAACCTGCGCGAGCAGAAGGGCCTCGTCTACGGCGTCTACAGCATGTTCGAGTCGGACGCCGACTCGGGGCTGTGGCGGCTCGTCCTCCAGACCAAGAACGAGAGCGCCAACCAGGCCATCGACGAGTCCCTCGTGGAGGTGCGGCGGATGCAGGAATCCGGCATCTCCGAGCAGCAGCTCGAGGAGGCGAAAGCGTTCATCACCGGCAGCTTCGCCACCCAGTTCTCCTCCTCCGGCCGCATCGCGGACTTCATCCTCTCCGTCGAGCGGCTGGGCTTCGACCCCGGCTACGCCGACCGCTACCCCCAGCTCATCCGCGCCGTCACCCGCGAGCAGGTCCAGGAGGCGGCGCGCAAGCACATCAAACTGGACGAGGCCGTTCTCGCGGTGGTGGGGAACATGGCCGAGGCGAAGCTCAAGCGTTGA
- a CDS encoding RidA family protein → MKRSVIQPQGVAKPAGHYSHGVIVEDARRTLYVAGQVALDEAGKLVGAGDIEAQTRQVMRNIQRVVEAAGGRMEDVAKTTVFTTRLEYRGPIGKVRQEFFKGAPPGNTFLVISSLADPGFLVEIEAIAPLP, encoded by the coding sequence ATGAAGCGCAGCGTCATTCAGCCCCAGGGGGTGGCCAAGCCGGCCGGCCACTACTCCCACGGCGTCATCGTCGAGGACGCCCGCCGCACCCTCTACGTGGCCGGGCAGGTCGCCCTCGACGAGGCCGGGAAGCTCGTGGGGGCGGGCGACATCGAGGCCCAGACGCGCCAAGTCATGCGGAACATCCAGCGGGTGGTGGAGGCGGCGGGCGGGCGGATGGAGGACGTCGCCAAGACCACCGTGTTCACCACCAGGCTCGAGTACCGGGGGCCCATCGGCAAGGTCCGCCAGGAGTTCTTCAAGGGCGCCCCTCCGGGCAACACATTCCTGGTGATATCGAGCCTCGCCGACCCCGGCTTCCTGGTCGAGATCGAGGCCATCGCGCCCCTGCCCTAG
- a CDS encoding GatB/YqeY domain-containing protein yields the protein MAGIRERLAEDMKAAMREKNELRLGTVRMIRSEILNKDKEHGVEAGEEDILKVLQGMVKKREEAAEQFEKGGRPELARKERAEAVIVQSYLPVQVSDDELRAAARTAIAETGASTMKDMGKVMGVLSKRLSGRAAGGRISQAVKELLGG from the coding sequence ATGGCGGGAATCCGGGAGCGCCTCGCGGAAGACATGAAGGCCGCCATGCGGGAGAAGAACGAGCTTCGCCTCGGCACCGTCCGCATGATCCGCTCCGAGATACTGAACAAGGACAAGGAGCACGGCGTGGAGGCGGGCGAGGAGGACATCCTCAAAGTCCTCCAGGGGATGGTCAAGAAGCGGGAGGAGGCGGCCGAGCAGTTCGAGAAGGGGGGCCGGCCCGAGCTCGCCCGGAAGGAACGCGCGGAGGCTGTCATCGTGCAGTCCTACCTCCCCGTGCAGGTGAGCGACGACGAGCTGCGCGCGGCCGCGCGGACCGCCATCGCCGAGACCGGCGCCTCCACGATGAAGGACATGGGCAAGGTCATGGGCGTCCTCTCCAAGCGCCTGTCGGGGCGGGCCGCCGGCGGCCGGATCAGCCAGGCGGTGAAGGAGCTGCTAGGTGGATGA
- a CDS encoding cupin domain-containing protein produces MDESWDEGVKPAYRIENVISALGCGPEVEEIASILSEREYRIFEVEQPPGAFIPYHAHEEEEAIVVLDGRMQFNVEEELVPLRKGEMITIRAEAVHAAATVGRRAARLLIAFAQAAKPAPEPGWEAEDEDDSRGA; encoded by the coding sequence GTGGATGAGTCCTGGGACGAAGGCGTGAAGCCGGCCTACCGCATCGAGAACGTGATCAGCGCCCTGGGCTGCGGGCCCGAGGTGGAGGAGATCGCCTCCATCCTCTCGGAGCGCGAGTACCGCATCTTCGAGGTGGAGCAGCCGCCCGGCGCCTTCATCCCCTACCACGCCCACGAGGAGGAGGAGGCCATCGTCGTCCTCGACGGCCGGATGCAGTTCAACGTCGAGGAGGAGCTCGTCCCCCTCCGGAAGGGCGAGATGATCACCATCCGCGCCGAGGCCGTCCACGCCGCCGCCACCGTCGGCCGCCGCGCGGCCAGGCTCCTCATCGCCTTCGCCCAGGCGGCGAAGCCCGCGCCGGAGCCCGGCTGGGAGGCCGAGGACGAGGACGACTCCCGCGGCGCTTGA
- a CDS encoding gamma-glutamylcyclotransferase gives MRRRCPRGEPLGAARLGGHALRIALPLDHPPGQGFATVVPAPGAFVPGALFRLGPGDLAALDAYEDCPALYLREELPVEDLSAPGGSREVRAALYRMRGPLRPARPRPDYVQTLREGYTDFGLPLEALEAALGEAGIP, from the coding sequence ATGCGCCGCCGTTGCCCGCGCGGCGAGCCCCTGGGCGCCGCCCGCCTGGGCGGCCACGCCCTCCGCATCGCCCTGCCCCTCGATCACCCGCCCGGCCAAGGCTTCGCCACCGTCGTCCCCGCCCCGGGCGCCTTCGTGCCGGGGGCCCTCTTCCGGCTCGGCCCGGGCGACCTCGCGGCCCTCGACGCCTACGAGGACTGCCCCGCCCTCTACCTCCGCGAGGAGCTCCCCGTCGAGGACCTCTCGGCCCCGGGCGGGAGCCGCGAGGTGCGCGCGGCGCTCTACCGGATGCGCGGGCCCCTGCGCCCCGCCCGCCCCCGCCCCGATTACGTCCAGACGCTGCGGGAGGGCTACACGGATTTCGGCCTGCCGCTGGAGGCGTTGGAGGCGGCGCTTGGGGAGGCGGGAATTCCGTAG
- a CDS encoding peroxiredoxin, protein MSGTEDLYKLPDNLPVPVDDGACDHLPGMRLPAVQLPSTGGGRVDLSALPGRTVVYCYPRTGDPAKKRSVGWNEIPGARGCTPQSCAFRDHFEEIKTLGAGVLGLSAQPADQQREARDRLHLPFELLSDAELAFAGALRLPVFEFGGMTLLKRLTLILRDGGIEKVFYPVFPPDRNAGEVIAWLSGNKI, encoded by the coding sequence ATGTCCGGAACCGAGGACCTATATAAGCTCCCGGACAATCTCCCCGTTCCGGTGGACGATGGTGCGTGCGATCATCTGCCGGGGATGAGGCTGCCCGCGGTCCAGCTTCCCTCGACGGGGGGCGGGAGGGTGGACCTGAGCGCCCTGCCCGGCCGGACGGTTGTCTATTGCTACCCGCGCACGGGGGATCCCGCAAAGAAACGCTCCGTGGGGTGGAACGAGATTCCGGGCGCGCGGGGGTGCACGCCGCAGTCCTGTGCGTTCCGGGATCACTTCGAGGAGATCAAAACGCTCGGCGCGGGGGTGCTCGGCCTGAGCGCCCAGCCGGCGGACCAGCAGCGCGAGGCGCGGGACCGGCTCCACCTGCCCTTTGAGCTTTTAAGCGATGCGGAACTCGCCTTCGCCGGGGCGCTCCGGCTGCCCGTCTTCGAGTTCGGGGGGATGACGCTGCTCAAGCGCCTGACGCTCATCCTCCGGGACGGCGGGATAGAAAAGGTCTTCTATCCCGTCTTTCCGCCCGACAGGAACGCCGGAGAGGTCATCGCCTGGCTCTCCGGGAACAAAATCTGA
- a CDS encoding cupin domain-containing protein, which translates to MDAQAKYAINLDVRFGPLERFDVQALADACKDPWYNQTLCRVNDSVVRLGVMQGEFHWHKHDEEDEFFYVVEGRFVIDLEGRTVELAPRQGFTVPRGVMHRTRAPERSVILMVEPAGVVPTGS; encoded by the coding sequence ATGGACGCTCAAGCCAAGTATGCGATCAACCTCGATGTCCGTTTCGGCCCCCTGGAGCGCTTCGACGTCCAGGCGCTCGCCGACGCCTGCAAGGACCCCTGGTACAACCAGACGCTCTGCCGGGTCAACGACAGCGTGGTGCGCCTGGGCGTCATGCAGGGGGAGTTCCACTGGCACAAGCACGATGAGGAGGACGAGTTCTTCTACGTCGTCGAGGGCCGGTTCGTGATCGATCTGGAGGGCCGGACGGTGGAGCTCGCGCCGCGGCAGGGGTTCACCGTGCCGCGCGGGGTCATGCACCGCACGCGGGCCCCCGAGCGGAGCGTGATCCTGATGGTCGAGCCGGCAGGGGTGGTGCCGACAGGGAGCTGA
- a CDS encoding RidA family protein produces the protein MPKIQLQPASVRVPPYPYVPGTKRGPFVFTAGQVAVDRDNNVIGEGDVRAQTRQVLKNVEAVLREGGATLADVMKTTVFLRDIGDFAAMNEVYAEVFGKDKPGRTTVEAKLASPKFLVEIEAVAVIRD, from the coding sequence ATGCCCAAGATCCAGCTTCAGCCCGCCAGCGTGCGCGTCCCCCCTTACCCTTATGTGCCGGGGACGAAGCGCGGGCCCTTCGTCTTCACGGCGGGCCAGGTGGCGGTGGACCGGGACAACAACGTCATCGGCGAGGGGGACGTGCGTGCCCAGACCCGGCAGGTCTTGAAGAACGTCGAGGCCGTGCTCCGGGAGGGGGGCGCCACCCTGGCCGACGTGATGAAGACCACGGTCTTCCTCCGGGACATCGGGGACTTCGCCGCCATGAACGAGGTCTACGCTGAGGTCTTCGGCAAGGACAAGCCGGGCCGCACCACCGTCGAGGCCAAGCTCGCCTCGCCCAAGTTCCTGGTCGAGATCGAGGCGGTCGCGGTCATCCGGGATTGA
- a CDS encoding sulfite exporter TauE/SafE family protein, whose amino-acid sequence MDFYAWILLLLGFTAGTLNSSIGLGWGVINIPVLMMLPTLTARQAVALSIVTGIFANGAATLENTRHGLVHWNYALMMGLGGIGGGVLGAYFLRNLPALTLKRIIGALVIVLGARMLLGR is encoded by the coding sequence ATGGACTTTTACGCCTGGATACTGCTGCTGCTGGGGTTCACCGCCGGGACGCTCAATTCCTCGATCGGCCTGGGCTGGGGGGTCATCAACATTCCCGTCCTCATGATGCTGCCCACCCTCACCGCCCGGCAGGCCGTGGCCCTCTCGATCGTGACCGGAATCTTCGCGAACGGGGCGGCCACCCTGGAGAACACCCGCCACGGGCTGGTGCACTGGAACTACGCGCTCATGATGGGGCTGGGAGGCATCGGGGGCGGGGTGCTCGGAGCCTATTTCCTGCGCAACCTGCCCGCCCTCACCCTCAAGCGCATCATCGGCGCCCTGGTGATCGTTTTGGGGGCGAGGATGCTGCTGGGGCGATGA
- a CDS encoding helix-turn-helix domain-containing protein, translating to MLSVEEVAKLLGVAPGTIYRRLKLGGVGLPAFVRVGVQWRTPEGEVRRFIDSQLEAMRQVEAHADVQPAAVGEGAR from the coding sequence ATGTTAAGCGTTGAAGAGGTAGCGAAGCTTTTGGGTGTTGCCCCAGGGACGATCTACCGCCGCCTGAAACTTGGCGGCGTTGGTCTCCCGGCTTTCGTCCGGGTGGGCGTGCAGTGGCGCACGCCCGAGGGCGAAGTTCGTAGGTTCATTGATTCACAGCTTGAGGCGATGCGCCAAGTCGAAGCACATGCCGACGTCCAGCCGGCAGCGGTTGGCGAAGGGGCCAGGTAA
- a CDS encoding helix-turn-helix domain-containing protein yields MTASRPEWPAFMSPSTAARFADVSRRTIFRWIEDGLPCARVNKVVRIRMEALEAWLAGQSPEEEISPAARAAAAELLGRIGKGLAGAGKAGR; encoded by the coding sequence ATGACGGCCTCCCGGCCCGAGTGGCCCGCCTTCATGAGCCCCTCCACGGCGGCCCGTTTCGCCGACGTCAGCCGGCGGACCATCTTCCGCTGGATCGAGGATGGCTTGCCCTGCGCGAGGGTCAACAAGGTGGTTCGGATCCGCATGGAGGCTCTCGAGGCCTGGCTCGCCGGCCAGAGCCCCGAGGAGGAGATCAGCCCCGCCGCTCGCGCGGCGGCAGCGGAGCTCCTGGGCCGCATCGGGAAGGGTCTCGCCGGCGCGGGGAAGGCGGGGCGATGA
- a CDS encoding HK97 gp10 family phage protein, whose protein sequence is MAQPQPVNLTANLPEFNRFVDGVIAKLGDPRGEVLDRTLRAIALKLLDRIIKKSPVDTGRSRAAWYVAIRRLGGSGNPGGDPKAVEDGLAKGDLRWGGGWLRPRFIEVINGVNYAIWLEMGHSRQAPSGMVRISMLEMAGRREMEKELMENIRTAWLTESRKVSSGLTGRTF, encoded by the coding sequence TTGGCACAGCCGCAGCCAGTGAACCTCACGGCGAATTTGCCCGAGTTCAACCGGTTCGTCGACGGCGTGATCGCGAAGCTGGGGGATCCCCGCGGCGAGGTACTGGACCGGACCCTCCGCGCCATCGCCCTCAAGCTGCTCGACCGGATCATCAAGAAGAGCCCGGTCGACACGGGCCGCTCCCGGGCCGCCTGGTACGTCGCCATCCGGCGGCTCGGGGGGAGCGGGAACCCGGGGGGCGACCCCAAGGCCGTAGAGGACGGGCTGGCCAAGGGCGATCTCCGGTGGGGGGGCGGCTGGCTCCGGCCCCGCTTCATCGAGGTCATCAACGGGGTCAACTATGCGATCTGGCTCGAGATGGGCCACTCCCGGCAGGCCCCCTCGGGGATGGTGCGGATCTCGATGCTTGAGATGGCAGGCCGCCGGGAGATGGAAAAGGAGCTGATGGAGAACATCCGCACAGCCTGGCTCACCGAGTCGCGCAAGGTATCGAGCGGACTCACGGGCCGCACTTTTTAG
- a CDS encoding sigma-70 family RNA polymerase sigma factor: protein MAVFKSLTHALAWYYAERLRAGAPSALRFDPDALLHRSRPGPRDEHLVKMCDVAQLVEQETDYTQKVLFMFYGFDLEARQIAEELKKTEAGIEGTIQRARRSLRYEMEIRGLIPNGERWGRHRA from the coding sequence GTGGCAGTCTTTAAGAGCCTGACCCACGCCCTCGCCTGGTACTACGCCGAGCGCCTCCGGGCGGGGGCGCCCTCCGCTCTCCGCTTCGACCCTGACGCGCTTCTCCACCGCTCCCGGCCGGGCCCGCGGGACGAGCACCTCGTCAAGATGTGCGACGTCGCGCAGCTCGTCGAGCAGGAGACGGACTACACCCAGAAGGTGCTTTTCATGTTTTACGGCTTCGACCTGGAGGCCCGCCAGATCGCGGAGGAGCTCAAGAAGACCGAGGCCGGGATTGAGGGCACCATCCAGCGGGCCCGGCGCTCGCTGCGGTACGAGATGGAAATCAGGGGGCTCATTCCGAATGGTGAGCGATGGGGCCGCCACCGGGCCTGA
- a CDS encoding helix-turn-helix domain-containing protein, with protein MPERLLTTAEVAERIQRRPEWVREQAKLRRIPAIRLGRHYRFRPSAIEAWLRDQETAQPPTRTQLIRRAAGAAIADVYGIPRARRQRRKNR; from the coding sequence ATGCCTGAGCGCCTCCTGACTACGGCGGAGGTCGCCGAGAGGATCCAACGCCGGCCCGAGTGGGTCCGGGAACAGGCGAAGCTGCGCCGCATCCCCGCGATCCGGCTGGGACGCCACTACCGGTTCCGCCCGTCGGCGATCGAGGCCTGGCTCAGGGATCAGGAGACCGCGCAGCCGCCAACGAGGACGCAGTTGATTCGGAGGGCCGCGGGGGCCGCCATCGCCGACGTGTACGGCATCCCCCGGGCCCGCCGGCAGAGGAGAAAGAACAGGTGA
- a CDS encoding site-specific integrase codes for MGVKLRERPPGSGVWWVYVNHKRKRWSKKVGDKKAAQEVKRITEAQLALGQLPSGGPDQIPTFKEYAQGWVEKYGEVILRPSTLDNYRRHLKNHIYPKIGEMPLDKVEKRHVRELLVELMAGHKSKSALTILGPLRRILSSAEEDELIKKNPARNLGRGINKGEKSKGADPFTEDEADRFLAALLEHFPEWHPFYFTALRTGARVGEIAGLKWEDIDFRARAITIRRTYSKRRQGPPKTGEERTIDLSQELGVVLTDHLEAQLKAARETGRTPGWVFADAAGRPVDYAKGREVYEKALKRAGVRYRPQHQIRHTVASVLLSKGVPVLAVSKLLGHASAKMTLDTYGKWLPQPGGRVVDRLDTPTETTERDPDATNLEKVPSLAT; via the coding sequence ATGGGAGTAAAGCTCCGCGAACGGCCCCCCGGCTCCGGTGTCTGGTGGGTCTACGTCAACCACAAGCGCAAGAGATGGTCGAAAAAAGTGGGCGACAAGAAGGCCGCCCAAGAGGTGAAGCGCATCACCGAGGCTCAGCTTGCCCTGGGGCAGTTGCCATCGGGAGGACCCGATCAGATCCCGACCTTCAAGGAGTACGCTCAGGGCTGGGTGGAGAAGTACGGCGAGGTTATTCTGAGGCCGAGTACCCTCGACAATTACCGGCGCCATCTCAAAAACCACATCTACCCGAAGATCGGGGAAATGCCTCTCGACAAGGTTGAGAAGCGCCATGTCCGCGAACTCTTGGTAGAGCTGATGGCGGGCCACAAGAGCAAGAGCGCCCTTACAATACTGGGCCCGCTGCGCCGCATCCTGAGTTCAGCGGAAGAGGACGAGCTCATCAAGAAGAACCCAGCCCGGAACCTGGGAAGGGGAATCAATAAGGGGGAGAAATCAAAAGGGGCCGACCCCTTCACCGAAGATGAGGCGGACAGATTCCTGGCCGCCCTCTTGGAGCACTTCCCAGAGTGGCACCCCTTCTACTTCACGGCCCTCCGTACCGGCGCCCGGGTGGGCGAGATCGCCGGGCTCAAGTGGGAGGACATCGATTTCCGAGCCCGGGCGATCACGATCCGGCGCACCTACAGCAAGCGCCGCCAGGGACCACCCAAAACGGGAGAAGAACGCACCATTGACTTGAGCCAGGAGCTCGGCGTTGTCTTGACAGATCACCTCGAGGCCCAATTGAAAGCGGCCAGAGAAACGGGCAGGACGCCAGGGTGGGTGTTCGCCGATGCCGCCGGCCGACCAGTTGACTACGCGAAAGGCCGGGAGGTCTACGAGAAGGCCCTCAAGAGGGCTGGGGTCCGCTACCGGCCCCAGCACCAGATCCGGCACACCGTCGCATCCGTTCTTCTGAGCAAGGGCGTCCCCGTCCTGGCCGTCTCAAAGCTGCTGGGACATGCCTCCGCAAAGATGACCCTCGACACCTACGGTAAATGGCTGCCCCAGCCAGGCGGGCGAGTCGTGGACCGCCTGGACACCCCTACCGAAACAACCGAACGCGACCCAGACGCAACCAACCTCGAAAAAGTGCCGTCCCTAGCCACCTGA
- a CDS encoding DUF971 domain-containing protein has translation MPEEYPKPVDLTVDKAGREFRVEWAGGRKSVFGFDYLMAMCPCANCREKRAERERNPLAVITGPTGPAQLDDAQMVGRYAIQFSWRGGCKMGIYSFDYLYEIDPARARESLEAEEKSR, from the coding sequence ATGCCCGAGGAATACCCTAAGCCCGTCGATCTGACGGTGGACAAGGCCGGCCGCGAGTTCCGGGTCGAGTGGGCCGGCGGGCGGAAGTCCGTCTTCGGCTTCGACTACCTGATGGCCATGTGCCCCTGCGCCAACTGCCGCGAGAAGCGCGCCGAGCGCGAGCGCAACCCGCTCGCGGTCATCACCGGGCCCACCGGCCCCGCCCAGCTCGACGACGCCCAGATGGTGGGCCGCTACGCCATCCAGTTCTCCTGGCGGGGCGGCTGCAAGATGGGCATCTACTCCTTCGACTACTTGTACGAGATCGACCCCGCCCGCGCCCGCGAATCCCTAGAGGCCGAGGAGAAATCCCGATGA